Below is a window of Synergistaceae bacterium DNA.
GGCGAAGGCCAGGATCATGGCCGAGCAGATGCGGACCACCCTCAGGCATCGGGCAAGCACCGCAGTGTCAAGCGGCTCGTCGCCTCCCTCTATCGAGTAGCAGTCGCGCTTCTCCAGCGTTACCCTCAGCAGCCCCGCCATAACCGACATGGTCCATCCGGCGTTGGGGCTCGCGGTCTTTCCCCTCTCGTCGCGAAGGGCCGCCACTCCCCTCACGATATCCTCGCCCGCCGCCGCGCCCGCCAGCAGCAGCAGCACGGAGGCTATCCGCGACGGTATCCAGTTGAGCACGTCGTCCACCCTTGCCGCGATCTTGCCTCCCCATTCAAAGTCGCCGCCGCGATAGCCTATCATCGAATCGCAGGTGTTTATATAGCGGTAGAAATATGCCCCCGGCAGACCGAACAATGAGTAGAAGAACAGGGGCGACGCCAGGCTGTCCGTCAGGTTCTCCGACAGGGACTCTATCGCCGCCCCCACGACCTCCGAGGCCGAGAGGCCCTCCGTGTCCCTGCTGACCAAGCTCCACGACAGCTGTTTGCGAGCCTCCGGCAGATCGTTCAGGTCCACGGCCCGCATTACGCCCTCACCGGCCCTCAGCAGCGCCCCTATGGAGAAGACGCACTTCAGGAGAGGTATGGCGAGAAGCATGGCCACCAGCCCAGGGAGAAAACGCAGGAGAAGCGGAGGGAGGGAGAAAACCAAGGCACCCGTGAGAACGATGATCCCGCCGAAGATCAGCCTCTTGCGGTCGGTCACCTCCGCAGGCCTGCGGTTCCAGAAGGCACCCACGTATTTTCCCATCCACACCACCGGGTGGGCAGCCGAAGGCGGCTCGTCCAGCAACAGGTCCCACGCCGCTGCGGCGAACAGGACGACGAAAAGACTCATTATCACACCCTCCTTGTATGCGGTCCGTCGCTGTTTTTTCGAGCAGGGCCGCCAATTGGCTCCGGCTCAGCTCGTCTACTCCGGGTACCTGGGACCGCCCGGGACGACCGAGTGCAGGGAGAGCTCCACCGCCTCCGGCAGGGCCTCCCACGCGGCCTCCAGCACCGAATGAGCGTCAAGCATCGAGGATGCGGGAAGCAGCACCCCGTACAGGGTCCCGCTGTGAGCTGTGCATACTCCGTACCCGCCCAGCGAGAGCGACAGTGAACGGCATCTCTCCAGCAGCGGCCTCGGATGGATCGCGCAGCACGCAGCGGCGCTCAGAGACGCGGCCTCGCCAACCGCCTCCGGCTTGCCTCGCTCAAGCCCCTCGCGGAGAAGCGACAGGGACTCCCTGTGCAGTCCGGCCAAGGCGGCCAGAAGCGTGTCCGCATCCCTGCGATTGAACTCCTCCGTGTCCACCTCTCCTCCCTCGTCAACAACCAGCACCGCCATCGGAGGCGGAGGTCCGAGGAACTCCATGACACGTCCCTCCCTGTGGTCCAGGAGAGCCAGCCCCGGCCATGCGATGCTGTCCGTGGGCTCGACGGCAAGCGCCGCCTTCGTTGCCTCCTCCGGAGACAGCTCCGTGCCCGACAGGCGTGCTGCTCCGTGAAGGGCGGCGAGTATATCGGCAGTGCTGCTGGCGTACCCCTTCCCCTCCGGGAGCGACTCGACGCGGCTGACCGCAAGCCCCGTTGCGAAGGAACCGCCCGACAGGCTCGTCTCGAGCGCGCGGCGCGTCTTGCTCATCGGCACGGGGACGTACAGCCCCGCACCGGGAACGGAGATGAGTTCAAGCCTCGAGAATCTGTCAATGGGGCATGATACGAGGCAACGAACCCCGTCGACCAAGCCCTGAAAAAACTCCCCGCACGTGCCGGGGAACGCGACCGAGACAGCCCTCACAGCCCTGTGCTCCGGTTCCGTAGGACCACCTGAGAGCGGTAGCCTCCATCGGGCTTCGGCAGCACGGAGTTCATCTCGACGGACGGCGCGCGCCTTTTGACAAGGAAGTCGAGGCCTACAGGCCGTACTGCTGCCTTACGAGGGGCAGCACTCCCATGCGATCGATCTTCTCCACCGGGCAGCGGAAGGTGACCATCACCACGCCGGGAGCGCGTCCTATCTCTATCGCCCCTGCCACCGTGACCCGGTTCTTGACCTCGAGGACGGACATGTCGAGCGCGTCGGAAGCCCTTTCGAGGCCGTTCGAGATGGCGTCGTTCATGTTGGCGCCCGTGCCGATGAAGCATATCGGGGCATCCTCCTCCACGCCGACCC
It encodes the following:
- the cobD gene encoding cobalamin biosynthesis protein CobD, translated to MSLFVVLFAAAAWDLLLDEPPSAAHPVVWMGKYVGAFWNRRPAEVTDRKRLIFGGIIVLTGALVFSLPPLLLRFLPGLVAMLLAIPLLKCVFSIGALLRAGEGVMRAVDLNDLPEARKQLSWSLVSRDTEGLSASEVVGAAIESLSENLTDSLASPLFFYSLFGLPGAYFYRYINTCDSMIGYRGGDFEWGGKIAARVDDVLNWIPSRIASVLLLLAGAAAGEDIVRGVAALRDERGKTASPNAGWTMSVMAGLLRVTLEKRDCYSIEGGDEPLDTAVLARCLRVVRICSAMILAFAAALGGLGALFT
- a CDS encoding GHMP kinase is translated as MRAVSVAFPGTCGEFFQGLVDGVRCLVSCPIDRFSRLELISVPGAGLYVPVPMSKTRRALETSLSGGSFATGLAVSRVESLPEGKGYASSTADILAALHGAARLSGTELSPEEATKAALAVEPTDSIAWPGLALLDHREGRVMEFLGPPPPMAVLVVDEGGEVDTEEFNRRDADTLLAALAGLHRESLSLLREGLERGKPEAVGEAASLSAAACCAIHPRPLLERCRSLSLSLGGYGVCTAHSGTLYGVLLPASSMLDAHSVLEAAWEALPEAVELSLHSVVPGGPRYPE